The Plasmodium berghei ANKA genome assembly, chromosome: 12 genome contains a region encoding:
- a CDS encoding Rh5 interacting protein, putative: MMKKKIITNLIIIIFGLILFKCSIRGRKDITLSKANHNDDNNSNILFSLNYKIRDKLHKGKIIHADGINTYGYKHKGVSIVIPLVHENKIKDFFSVSDDENSCSYYIYQHGVSTNKYSIKCYQNNFCGILPNNKYITEIKNDLLYCAHFNSKELIIYHISEPELLKPDVVYQEIVFLENKKKILINCNTMFVDIISINSIPSKYCLNDYLLLYGLKLCTNKTYCHIDFSKFNVNSCPINDSYILHIKYKCKDQPSHILIQNDSANPKIKYSERICKYGYNIIQNSLLNNEIIPNPKSNISIYRKNISNKCEKNYTCGNKVCSVNQYCDEVSETCKCKKFGIPINEQTCEPIDVCQLLNCPENSICVQNKQTNKAECKCNDNKYFYQNKCYYSHEFEDFLKLNSIEYSQTYIDKLYTGSSLKSEHIFMKCPKDFEIEIVNAYITCYNIPFSLNSVHKKRFTSILKKECNGKNKCVYGSSTDNTEMLHSPNICTEDFIYFKYNYLCKEKEEFDEEYDEEYDQINENNSEKAKPGLKIMSKTIPKNINEHAKIKENKHATSYIKILKNTENSKIECIGGKIQIHSAIIKGGPGCEDLNITNSVQTYCNDTSNCDIGSMYKFDTYCINNQYLYISYECKNLCTFCTSDSSCYGNKFDYRCFCDYPYISKNKLNSLVCEIPTSCSSIKCRENEECKNANGYIYCDCIDGYNIIDGVCQKDVPCFDQCPTNKKCVVVKGKHVCKCINRSLNKKGKPTCYDSELDDDYDVLYASRNKCKKKEYINMCNKNKEVCVYYINTDEARCECKDHFARSPKTNECEAIGYCDNINCKANEECIYSNGKGECVCKNNFSKNGEGKCVYNNLCTVNNGNCTDQANCIYHEDKPHECTCKKEGYIFLNNKCVIRDKCSEKGYCSDNSICINVLNKEPMCVCTFNYIKKNDLCVLKNPCLFNNGNCPKNSVCKYQSDKTTCTCTENYAQKNNICEPLIDQTYRNFLIKYNEDPYISLGACGIIYFIYNDNQILWKINSTEEFYIFDYTFPNNENVNVYIKNKNTKTILYLEKMQNGNSKTYDDFVLDHLQCSYTNMFFMPGRNRSSNMSYYK, translated from the coding sequence atgatgaaaaaaaaaataataaccaacttaatcataataatatttggattaatattatttaagtGCTCCATACGTGGTAGAAAAGATATAACTTTAAGTAAAGCAAATcataatgatgataataatagtaatatattattttccttaaattataaaatacgAGATAAATTGCataaaggaaaaataatacatgcAGATGgtataaatacatatggATATAAACACAAAGGGGTTTCTATTGTTATTCCTTTAGtacatgaaaataaaataaaagattttttttcagtaAGTGATGATGAAAACTCATGTAGttactatatatatcaacATGGTGTATCAACCAATAAATACAGTATTAAATgttatcaaaataatttttgtgGAATATTaccaaataataaatatattacagaaataaaaaatgatttattatattgtgCTCATTTTAATAGTAAAGAACTGATCATATATCACATCAGTGAACCCGAATTGTTAAAACCAGATGTTGTATATCAAgaaattgtatttttagaaaataaaaaaaaaattttgattaaTTGTAATACAATGTTTGTTGatattatttctataaATAGTATACCTTCTAAATATTGTTTAAatgattatttattattatatggtCTAAAATTATGTACTAATAAAACTTATTGTCATATtgatttttctaaatttaaTGTAAATTCATGCCCTATAAAtgattcatatatattgcatataaaatataaatgtaaagACCAACCCAGtcatattttaattcaaAATGATTCAGCAAATcctaaaataaaatattccGAACGAATTTGTAAATATGGctataatattatacagAATAGTTTATTAAACAACGAAATAATTCCTAACCCTAAAAGCAATATTAGtatttatagaaaaaatatatcaaataaatgtgaaaaaaattatacatgTGGAAATAAAGTTTGTTCGGTAAATCAATATTGTGATGAAGTTAGTGAAACATgtaaatgtaaaaaatttggAATTCCAATTAATGAGCAAACTTGTGAACCTATAGATGTATGTCAATTATTGAATTGTCCAGAAAATTCGATTTGTGtacaaaataaacaaacaaaCAAAGCAGAATGTAAAtgtaatgataataaatatttttatcaaaataaatgttattATTCTCATGAATTTGaagattttttaaaattaaatagtATAGAATATAGTCAAAcatatatagataaattatatactgGGTCATCACTAAAATCTGAGCATATATTCATGAAATGCCCAAAGGATTTTGAAATAGAAATTgttaatgcatatattacTTGCTACAATATTCCATTTTCTCTAAATAGTGTTCATAAAAAACGATTTACctcaattttaaaaaaagaatgtaatggaaaaaataaatgtgtaTATGGTAGTAGTACAGATAATACAGAAATGCTTCATTCCCCAAATATATGTACAGAagattttatatattttaaatataactaTTTATGCAAAGAAAAGGAAGAATTTGATGAAGAATATGATGAAGAATATGatcaaataaatgaaaataattctgAAAAAGCAAAACCCggattaaaaattatgtctAAAACAAttccaaaaaatataaatgaacatgcaaaaattaaagaaaataagcATGCTACATcctatataaaaatattaaagaatacagaaaatagtaaaatagAATGTATTGGGGGAAAAATTCAAATTCATAGTGCAATAATAAAAGGGGGGCCAGGATGTGAAGatttaaatattacaaaCTCGGTGCAAACATATTGTAACGACACTAGCAATTGTGATATAGGAAGTATGTATAAATTTGATACATATTGTATTAATAATCaatatctttatatatcttatgaatgtaaaaatttatgtacATTTTGCACTAGTGATTCATCTTGCtatggaaataaatttgattATAGATGCTTTTGTGATTATCcttatatatcaaaaaataaactcAATAGTTTGGTTTGTGAAATTCCTACAAGTTGTTCATCAATAAAATGTCgagaaaatgaagaatgtaaaaatgcaaacggatatatatattgcgATTGTATTGAtggatataatataatagatGGGGTGTGTCAAAAAGATGTTCCATGTTTTGATCAATGCccaacaaataaaaaatgcgTTGTAGTAAAGGGGAAGCATGTGTGCAAATGCATTAATAGATCtctaaataaaaaaggaaaaccCACATGTTATGATAGCGAATTAGACGATGATTATGATGTTTTATATGCTTCtagaaataaatgtaaaaaaaaagaatatattaatatgtgtaataaaaataaagaagtgtgtgtttattatataaatactgATGAAGCTCGGTGTGAATGTAAAGATCATTTCGCTAGATCTCCAAAAACTAATGAGTGCGAAGCTATTGGATATTGTGACAATATAAACTGTAAAGCAAATGAAgaatgtatatattcaaatgGTAAAGGGGAATGTGTGtgcaaaaataatttttccaAAAATGGAGAAGGAAAATGTGTATACAATAATTTATGTACAGTTAATAATGGTAACTGCACTGATCAGgcaaattgtatatatcaTGAAGATAAACCACATGAATGCACATGTAAAAAAGAGGGTTATATTTTcctaaataataaatgtgtTATAAGAGATAAATGTAGTGAAAAAGGTTATTGTTCAGATAATTCGATTTGTATCAATgtattaaataaagaacCTATGTGTGTATGCacatttaattatattaaaaaaaatgatctttgtgttttaaaaaatccatgtttatttaataatggGAATTGCCCCAAAAATTCGGTTTGCAAATATCAAAGTGATAAAACAACATGTACATGTACAGAAAATTAtgcacaaaaaaataatatatgtgaaCCATTAATAGACCAAACATATcgaaattttttaataaaatataatgaagatCCTTATATTTCACTTGGTGCATGtggaattatttattttatatataacgATAATCAAATATTATGGAAAATTAATTCTACAGaagaattttatatttttgattatACTTTCCCAAACAATGAGAATGTTAATGtttatatcaaaaataaaaatacaaaaactATTCTTTATTTGGAAAAAATGCAGAATGGAAATAGCAAAACTTATGATGATTTTGTATTAGATCACCTGCAATGCTCATACACTAACATGTTTTTTATGCCTGGAAGGAATAGATCGTCAAATATGTCttattacaaataa
- a CDS encoding survival motor neuron-like protein, putative, translated as MDEFNESLEDLEEKINEYNKQLALVRDEIKKYEQIQNDQNEENEQIQNLKKLECDMIEVINLTRDLIKYKKKNESDDEIPNQIAEENEQPFSNENVMNESELLIGRTCSFMYENKIVYGSIENVVIQNNMEQLLVHIFETNEQVLVQKNYVQLNEILHTLSASENNQFQALYKKDGQWYDCMVSKSKGDSYLITYIGYNNSEYVKNDQIRIKKKKKIKEVITPAGYKIPENLIIKENDSLKTKLKKTKKRNALKKKQKNELINKEFANKAQQWKSVHEKAISKSKHLLVAHKKTENIEYTNNPTNISIRRKFDYKDNDD; from the exons atggacGAATTTAATGAATCATTAGAAGATTTAGAG gaaaaaataaatgagtATAATAAACAGCTAGCTCTAGTAAgagatgaaataaaaaaatatgaacaaattcaaaatgatcaaaatgaagaaaatgagCAAATACAAAACTTGAAAAAGTTGGAATGTGATATGATAGAAGTTATAAACTTAACTCGGGATttgattaaatataaaaaaaaaa aCGAATCAGATGACGAAATACCCAATCAAATAGCtgaagaaaatgaacaGCCATTTTCAAATGAAAATGTTATGAACGAGTCAGAATTATTAATTGGGAGAACATGCAGTTTTATGtatgaaaacaaaatagTATATGGGTCAATAGAAAACGTAgttattcaaaataatatggaGCAACTATTAgttcatatatttgaaaCGAATGAGCAAGTTTTagtacaaaaaaattatgtacagttaaatgaaatattgcACACATTATCGGCATCGGAAAATAACCAATTCCAGGccttatataaaaaagatgg gcAATGGTATGATTGTATGGTATCGAAAAGTAAAGGAGACAGTTACCTGATTACTTATATAGGTTACAATAATAGtgaatatgtaaaaaatgatcaaataagaattaaaaaaaaaaaaaaaattaaagaagtAATAACCCCAGCTGGTTATAAAATACcagaaaatttaataattaaagaaaatgactcattaaaaacaaagttaaaaaaaacaaaaaaaagaaatgcgctaaaaaaaaaacaaaaaaatgaattaataaataaagaatttgCAAATAAAGCACAACAATGGAAATCAGTTCATGAAAAGGCTATAAGCAAAAGTAAACATCTTTTAGTAGCtcataaaaaaacagaaaatATTGAATATACTAATAACCCTACAAATATAAGCATTAGAAGAAAATTTGACTATAAAGATAATGAcgattaa